One Misgurnus anguillicaudatus chromosome 5, ASM2758022v2, whole genome shotgun sequence genomic window, GTATGTTCAAATTCTTACAGATGACAAAAGACTTAAAAGTGCTAAAAACCGGTCGAACAAGGTAACTTCTTCCTTTGACTACGTGTTTGTATTGTTCACGGTTTCCCTCTCACAATTGAAGCTTGGCGTTATGTAAAATCTGCCATGGTTAGTTGATATTCATTAGTGACTTTCTATTCACACTAAGAaccataaaataattattttgtttattttgatcTTAACATCTTCCTATTTTTTCTGTAACCGTGTCACAGTCcagtatcatttaaaaaatgatcaAACATTCTGGTTTGACTGCTATAACAAATTATCCCGACTTCCAATGAAATGCAACGGATCAAATAAACAGCCTGTGTCCTGGTCAGCCTGTTTGACGGGAATGTTGCTTTACACCATGCACTTATGTGAATGAATGAAGCTTCTGTGCACATGGGTGTCGCCTCTGTCTTGAGCAAACACACGACTGCCGTCAGCTTTTGCGGGTGTGTTGTAAATGAGCTGAACATTCACTAGATTCATTCAGAAGAGTGTAAAGCTGCTCTAATGCAATTTTTCAGATTTTAGACTTTTTGTGCCTGAAATGTTTTAAgttgtgtaaaattaaattaCGGGACCTGTGCTACTGAATAACCGTTTATAAGTGTTGCGTCACATTAATGAGCAGAAATGCCTTAAATTCCTCTATTGGATGATTTATCATTTCTTTCCCCCAAATCTTTACTTGTAtctagggctgtgcaattagtaatttttttattttaatttttgattcAAAAGTTTACAAAAACAAGTTAATCGAGGCAAAACAATAACCGtgcaattaaaatataaaatgcatgCTGCTGGACCGGTGTGTTTGTAAGGCACTTCGAAAGCACCACACCCTTTAGCACATGAAGCCTATTGCAACacttacttaaaggtgcagtgtgtaacttttagaagatttccttgacagaaatgcaatataatatacgtaactatattatcagtggtgtataaagacctttcataatgaactatTATGCTTTAAATTTTtccaccatttttctacagaagcccttaacggacaaactttgttTACCAAGTTGTCCCtgacgatgacgtgtttgtcctatggtggctactgtagcttctctatgcatttcaaaagcgagggatgAGCCATGGACTGCAATTTaaaaccttaccactagatgccgctaatatttacacactgcacctttaataaaaagGTTAAATAATTGCATGTTTTCAAAGTTACAGAGTAATCGTGTTAAATAATCgtgattatgattttttttaaccaaaataatTGGGATTATGATTTTGCCCATATTCGAGCAGCCCTACTTATATATCTCATCTCTGCTGTCTTCCTTCTCTAAAAATTTCTATTAGCATCGTTTACTATAGAAAGTTTCTATATTAGGAACACATTGCACCAAATAACTCCTATTTAAACATTGACATTACAACAATCACTTTCGATTTCTGGCAATATTTGTAAAATCCTGCAAattacagaaaatgtttttaaactagTATTTCACCCCAAAAAAAGCAAATTAGCCCATAATTTACTCATGTCATCTTGCATGTATATGCTTTTTCTTCAGCTGAACACAGGctgagttaaaataaaataaaaatcctgcCTCTTTCTAACTTGCACCAAGTTTTTGAAGCATCCATCCATAATCCATACATCTATTATGTGTTAATATAAAGCCGTGGAAAAAATGAAGAGACCACTTTAGTTTTGCCATTAATCATCATTTCTACATGTATTGTGGCCATTCCGGTACAGTGTCTGTTGAATTGTAACAAAAGCAAACCTCAGGAGTGACAAAGTCACCCAACAGCAATGTAAAAACCGTCAAATATGAACTATACATGTAAAAGCATTAGTATTGTGTTGTTGAAGAATAAATTGGTacttttttctcaatttaaacTCAGTCGTGCCCCATAGACTTAAGTAAAAAGCGTAGTGTTGTTAGTGTGTATGTGTTAACTGGTTTTGAAATATAGAGATGTGCATTTTCTGTAAAGCAGCTTTGAAGTGATATtcattgtgaaaagcgctaagTAAAAGTCTTCTCTTCTGCTTGTGTCCCATGCAGTTAACAGGAATTTGAAGTACATCAGTTTGGCAATTCTGGTGATTCAGAATGCATCGCTCATCCTCAGCATCCGTTATGTGCGGACATTACCAGGGGATCATTTCTTTACCACATCAGCTGTGGTTATGGCAGAAGTTCTCAAAGTTTTCACCTGCCTGATTATAATCCTGCTACAACAAAAAGGTGTGTTAGATTTTTGTTTCCTTGTTTTCTCTGAGCACAGTTTAGACCGAATTAAAGGTTAATGATTAAAGCATGTTACTGTAGGGCTGGGCACTATATGGAGTTTTAGTAACAGTAGTTTTTTCTCCCAGTGGGATCCGGGATGAGACAATATTGTCTAGATTGGTGTGGTCAGATATGTTCCTCCTTTTTTGCTCCAAAAGCTTTGCCATAAATGTAAACTGAGGTCAAACATAAGCTTTTCATCCAGCTTTAATGGTGTTCtcctgtgttttatttttatcacgCATTGTTTTAATAAAGGTGTTTGTTGACGTTTCACATGAGACTTTGACTcccatgtaaacatttattcagcTATTTCAGAGATGTATATCAtgtaccaatttttttttaacaaagatatgattatcgcccagccctatgtAATCATATAAATGCAATGTCAGAATAATTGTTCATAATGAAACAGAAAGGTGTGACTCTGGTTTctcaattaatttaatgtgaGAACAAATCTACATGAAACTAGCACACTGTATGACTGAAACTTTCATAAAGTATAGCGGCCATTATCTCATAaatttgaatgaatgaatgaatgaatgaatgaatgaatctttGTACAATGACAATAAAGATTACAGAATGCGAAGATTGACCATAAACGGTATCAACTATTTTAGAGAGTATTGAACTATATGAGGAGCTATAGCAAAAgaattgaagagctcagatgcaaaaccctcaaagtgcatctgacatgttttcttgaaatGTAGCATTTGGTTTGAGGCCGGGATAAGCGGATTAGAAGaaaaagtatttgataaatTGTACAATACGTGCcaagagcatttggttaataatCATTATCTCTTTGCCGGAGGTGACGTTTAGTAGCGTTTGCACCTGAGCTTCTCAATTGTTATTGATAACTATCTTTATTAATAGTTTTTGTTATAATGCTGGTGCCATGTTTTATAACAGCAAACTGAGAATGTGTTTTGCAATATTTTACCTTGTTAAAGGAGATTTTACTCATTTACAGTGCTGAAGAGCTAATAATTATTTAGGGcacggtttcccagacagggcttttcctagtcccataataaaatgcatgtttgagctgccttattttaaaaagattttgacctgatatatcttaacataaatcagtgccattgttttgtctcaagatgcacaccagtaatggttttgtttgtaaaaaaaaatacttaaatatcctaatataactaaggcctcgTCGTGGCTTAACTTAAACTGTGTCTAGGAGTCAATACTGTCCTATCTAACTTACATTTATTATGTGATCTTTCTGTGGTCCTCAGGTAATGTAAAGAACTTCGTAATGTTACTTTACGACTCTATAGTTGTACAGTATTCGGACACACTGAAGTTGGCCGTTCCATCCCTCATCTACACTTTACAAAACAATCTACAGTATGTGGCCATTTCCAATTTACCAGCAGCCACATTTCAGGTTAGTATGCCACATCTTTCACGTTGCCTCATTTTGCACAGTCCGTCTCTTTCCTTTTTTAAAGAagttataatattataatgtaGAGTTTAGGGTACGGTAATGTGATCATAGTTGTGATGATGTCGAAAGCAAAAGGTTTTGCTAAATAGATTTGAGATGTAGTTCAATAAATAAATCGGTTCCACGTGAATCTGAAATGTAGTTCTTCACACACTGTTTATCACTGTTAAACACAGGTACACCAATACAGCAATGCATAGCAATAAAAAGTTACATAATTGTCAATAAAAAAACTTAAGTGTATCCGTATTACCGCATTTCCCCGGATATAAGTCAACCCCCACTTTTCACAGTGTACCTTTtggaaaaatactttttgaagaccaacttttgtcttttattaaaccaaatgctttcatttgaaaataaaaggGGAATAACTGGATTTAATAACAGTTAGCCTAGGCTGTCCATTTCATTTAGAAAAAACACGTAGCctactaatattttattaacttttattaTCACTCTGCCTAAGTCCAAGTAAACTTGTTTACATGTATTTGGTGCCACCTAGGCATTTTTGCGGGTGCATGGTTTGGTTGACTGCACgatctacactgcaaaaaaaagattttcaagaaaaaaatcttaaattgaagatgctttttcttgatgagcaaaacgaaccAAGAAAGCAAGTCCAGTTCCcagaccaaaaacatcaaacacaagtgattgtgattttgtgcataaaacaagcaaaaatctgcGTAAGCATAttgttcttgaatttagtgtttaagaaaaatgttcaggatttttttgcttgccccattggcagattttttgcttgttttgtgcacaaaatgacttaaatttgatatttttggtctaaaaatagacttattttcttgggttgatttgctcatcaataaaaagcatcttaatttaagaattttagatggtatttttgccttgttttcagtaaaaataagaaatttccagtgcaaaaaatgtttttcaagaaaaaaaattcttagtagtTTTGGCTTGTtctcagtaaaaatatctaaaaattcttaaattaagaaattcTTTCTCGTCGTTTTGaagagcaaaacgacccaagaaaataagtctagtttttaggccaaaaatatcaaatttaagtgattgtgattttgtgcataaaacaagcaaaaaaaaaaaaactgccaatgaggtaagcaaatttttcttgatttttttcttgaatttagtgttaaaAAATTTCCAAGATTTTTTGTTTaccccatttgcagattttttgcttgttttatgcacaaaatcccttaaatttgatatttttgctttaaaactagacttattttgcttggattgttttgctcatcaagaaaaagcatcttaatttaagaaattttagatatttttactgaaaacaagacaaaaattctaaaaaatttttttttgcagtgtagagcTGAAATATAACATGACATAGTTTATTGAGAGTAATTtctatgaaacattttttgttaaatattcAGGACAATATTGTAATATGTTTTCCTTTATCTATCTTTTCCTGTAGGTGACATATCAGCTGAAGATCTTGACCACAGCATTGTTTTCTGTACTCATGTTGCGTAAGAGCCTTTCTAAGATCCAGTGGATCTCTCTGGTGCTGCTGTTCGCCGGCGTGGCGATCGTCCAGGTGGACCAAGAAAGCGGCAAGCACAAGGAGGCTTTGACCAGCCCCAACCAGAACTATTTCAAAGGCCTGGTGTCGGTGGTGATCTCCTGCTTATCTTCTGGGTTTGCCGGCGTTTATTTCGAGAAGATCTTGAAGGGTAGCTCGGCCTCCGTATGGTT contains:
- the slc35a2 gene encoding UDP-galactose translocator, encoding MAADRESPDRRNEDKTLSRRQSEVNRNLKYISLAILVIQNASLILSIRYVRTLPGDHFFTTSAVVMAEVLKVFTCLIIILLQQKGNVKNFVMLLYDSIVVQYSDTLKLAVPSLIYTLQNNLQYVAISNLPAATFQVTYQLKILTTALFSVLMLRKSLSKIQWISLVLLFAGVAIVQVDQESGKHKEALTSPNQNYFKGLVSVVISCLSSGFAGVYFEKILKGSSASVWLRNIQLGIFGTALGLLGLWWNDGEAVAEKGFLFGYTPLVWGVIFNQAFGGLLVAVVVKYADNILKGFATSFSIIVSTITSVYLFGFHVDLIFTLGAGLVIGAVYMYSLPKPNASAPSTSTTSSVHSKGGNSELEAFLPNLKFSGPKKGN